The Triticum dicoccoides isolate Atlit2015 ecotype Zavitan unplaced genomic scaffold, WEW_v2.0 scaffold220198, whole genome shotgun sequence genomic interval GTCGACTCCATGTTCACCACGGTGAGTCCCCTTCCCTTACATCCCATCTAATCGCCGTGTGCTTGCTTGTGATCTGGAATCACTGGGCCGGATTGCCTGATCTTTCCTCTTGTGTGATCATCTAGGGTATTGTGGACGAGGCTTTCCAACACCTGCGGTCGGTGGAGCAGGAGGGCTTCCTCGCTGAGGTCGTCAACCTCTTCATCCACGACGCCGACAACATCCTCAACGAAGTCGCCCACCTGCTGTCCGTACCGCCGCCCCTACACCCTCCCTCCCCCTCTGCTAGCTCTTGT includes:
- the LOC119345267 gene encoding histidine-containing phosphotransfer protein 2-like, whose amino-acid sequence is MAAAALRAQLNALVDSMFTTGIVDEAFQHLRSVEQEGFLAEVVNLFIHDADNILNEVAHLLNQPVVNFSRVGALVHQLKGCSGR